AGGTGGAGGTGCTCCTCGGACAGTGGAGGCGAATCTACAACGAGGCCCGGCCCCACAGCGCCCTCGGCTACCGCCCGCCAGCGCCTGAGGCGATGTTGCCACGACTGGCGTTCAGCAGTTCCGCCGGACTAACATAGCGAGTGGTACAAAGTCTGGGGGCAGGTCATACCCAAAAGCGCAAATCAATCACTACTGTTGTCCACGGTACTGGAGCTGCGCACTTAGATTGGTGGAGGCCCAACTCCTCTTTTATGAATGGGGTTGCTAGTCAGGTTAGGAACTTATACACCTCTCCGGATTACTTTCGTTGGCCAGGTGCAAACAACGATAAAGATCGAAGACGGGCCGCACGGGCTTTGGTCGACTGGGTAAATGGACATCTAGAACCTCGAGGGTATCTACAGCTGATTTGCCATAGTCACGGTGGTAACGTAGCAATGCTTGCTACCGAGCTAGACTTGAACATTTCGCATTTGATCCTTTTAGGAACTCCAATTCGTACTGAGTACACCCCAAACCTAAAGAGAGTCTGGACCGTCAACAATGTCTACGTCCCCTGGGACATTGTCCAAACCGCTGGATCACTGCCATATCGGAGGGGTGAAGGCCGAGCCCTTGCCGATACAAACAAGTTATTCAATAGGCCAATTCAGAACAGGATCGGTGGTATCAAACAGTCGCACTCAGACCTTCACGATTGGAAAGTTTGGATTGACCCGGCCAATAGGCTGGATCAGATGCTCTGGAAGTTTTAGTCGGATTTCTGGCCTAATATCGCCAATGTGTCTAATACGGCAACCTCAACAACGTGCCTCCAAAGCGAAAGAACGAAGCGTGGGTAAAGCGCGAAGAAAAGCGCAGCACGAAGCGTAAAGGCAAAGCGCAACGGTGAAGCGAAATAAAAAGCCAAACAACAGGTCTATTTTGCTCTCAAACGCGTACGCTTTACGTTG
This genomic window from Chloroflexota bacterium contains:
- a CDS encoding transposase, whose protein sequence is VEVLLGQWRRIYNEARPHSALGYRPPAPEAMLPRLAFSSSAGLT
- a CDS encoding alpha/beta fold hydrolase; the encoded protein is MVQSLGAGHTQKRKSITTVVHGTGAAHLDWWRPNSSFMNGVASQVRNLYTSPDYFRWPGANNDKDRRRAARALVDWVNGHLEPRGYLQLICHSHGGNVAMLATELDLNISHLILLGTPIRTEYTPNLKRVWTVNNVYVPWDIVQTAGSLPYRRGEGRALADTNKLFNRPIQNRIGGIKQSHSDLHDWKVWIDPANRLDQMLWKF